From Rutidosis leptorrhynchoides isolate AG116_Rl617_1_P2 chromosome 3, CSIRO_AGI_Rlap_v1, whole genome shotgun sequence, a single genomic window includes:
- the LOC139895748 gene encoding phosphoglucan phosphatase LSF2, chloroplastic, whose amino-acid sequence MKFVAPFSSSSSLIFASSSPIDIKVFKSTNLNKQFNLTLTSRNLKPVKIFCKTTQNDVNEPPQIENSTSHKMEDYNTAMKRMMRNPYEYHHDLGMNYNLITENLIVGSQPQKPEDIDHLKEEQNVAYILNLQQDGDVAYWGIDLESIIERCKQLGIRHMRRPARDFDGDSLRSMLPKAVSSLEWAISEGKVRVYVHCTAGLGRAPAVAIAYMFWFCNMDLNTAYETLTAKRPCGPNKKAIRGATYDLAKNDPGKEPFESLPENAFGDVADWERTLIQDRVRHLRGT is encoded by the exons ATGAAATTTGTTGCtcctttttcttcatcttcttctttgaTCTTTGCATCTTCTTCACCAATTGATATCAAAGTATTCAAATCAACAAATCTAAACAAACAATTCAATCTCACCCTCACTTCAAGAAACCTCAAACCAGTGAAGATATTCTGTAAAACAACACAGAATGATGTAAATGAACCCCCTCAAATTGAAAACTCAACAAGTCATAAAATGGAAGATTACAATACTGCTATGAAGAGAATGATGAGAAACCCTTATGAGTATCACCATGATCTTG GCATGAACTATAATCTGATAACTGAAAACCTGATTGTTGGCTCTCAGCCTCAAAAACCTGAAGATATCGACCATCTTAAAGAAGAACAAAATGTTGCATATATTCTTAACTTGCAGCAGGACGGAGACGTTGCTTATTGGGGAATAGATTTGGAGTCTATAATCGAAAGATGTAAACAACTTGGAATACGCCACATGAGAAGGCCT GCAAGAGACTTTGATGGGGATTCTTTAAGGAGTATGTTACCGAAAGCTGTATCTTCACTAGAATGGGCAATTTCAGAAGGAAAAGTAAGAGTGTATGTACATTGCACGGCCGGATTAGGCCGGGCCCCAGCTGTAGCCATTGCTTACATGTTCTGGTTTTGTAATATGGAT CTGAATACAGCGTATGAAACGCTTACAGCAAAAAGACCGTGTGGGCCAAATAAAAAGGCGATAAGAGGGGCTACTTATGATTTGGCTAAAAACGACCCAGGAAAAGAACCTTTTGAAAGTCTTCCTGAAAACGCGTTTGGTGATGTTGCTGATTGGGAGAGGACACTGATTCAAGACCGAGTTCGCCATCTTCGTGGAACATGA